AAATAGAATATTCTATAATTGTGGTACAACAAAGGTCAACTATTCTGCATTTTGGACGGATGTCTTTGTCAACTCGTAATGAAATTATAAAGCTTTTGATCGACATATTGGAAAATTGCGTATTATTATATCATACAACGCATTAATGAACCAAACTAGCTACTTTTAAATCTGTCATAGCAAAATGTCAGTCTACAATCATTAGTTTTTTAGTTAGTGAATGATAAattttattttaataaataaCTTACTATTGTTTTGCTGAGTATAGAATTGTTGTACTCTTGAAGCATTCAATCTCCTTCAATCAATCAAAAGAGTGTGAAGGTGAAGATACAGGGAACTCGATGCGCAAATTAAATGACCTATTGAATGACGTGacaatattgtaatattgtaataatgGACATCATGCCAAAGATATTATGCTGTTTCCACACGGGATGTAAGGTGGTTGTGCACATTTTCTGTCTTTTTGTTCGTAAGCCATTTTATTACAGCAGCGAAATTGACACATGTTCAATAAATGAAAACCAGAAACTTTTTGTTGTAATTTTGTTTGTGTTCCACACGTGCTGAATTGATAAATGATTTGAAAGCTGCATTTGAATCAAATGGATGAGGCAAGGTGAGTTGAAAATCAGTGCTATGAGGAATACTATCTGTAACATGTATACTTTGCTccattaaccctcctgttgtgttcgtttcatgttaattcattctgtgttccAGGTCCAAAATGACCaacccattatagctgattataaatacatatattatcacctaatgttgttaGATCTTTTaatcaacttaagttcttgtgaacatgaccagttttgaacttctatttgctatttatgtcctgtaggccacattgacctgagctcatacaactatttatgtcctgtaggcctcattgacctgagctcatacaactatttatgtcctgtaggcctcattgacctgagctcatacaactatttatggcctgtaggcctcattgacctgagctcatacaactatttatgtcctgtaggcctcattgacctgagctcatacaactatttatgtcctgtaggcctcattgacctgagctcatacaactatttatggcctgtaggcctcattgacctgagctcatacaactagtttTTGAGTAATAAAAAGcttaatgtatggattattttgactataacaaatactcagatgaaacatattgtgctatttatcacatcAAACTGGTGTTAGATTAGTTTCTGGATCACACCAGCCAAATCAAGAGACCCACGTATGCTTTGAAGTCTGTCTGGTCTACCTCCTTCCAGTTGTCTTTAAAAGCGCCCTCCCCCTCCAAGTTGGTCATGTTTATCACCATCGTTTCGATTGACTCTGTCAGGAACAGTTCAAAGCAGGATTTTGTCATCAACCCAGGATATGGTGTATCTTGTTGGCCCTGGGATCCTGATAACATTTTCAGCTGACAGCCGACATCTCCTCTCAGGTGGGGACAAATTCCCATTCTTTGACCGgattgtaacaacaacctcagcagggccctcttcctcatcactggattgtaacaacaacctcagcagggccctcttcctcatcactggattgtaacaacaacctcagcaggtccctcttcctcatcactggattgtaacaacaacctcagcagggccctcttcctcatcactggaatgtaacaacaacctcagcagggccctcttcctcatcactggatggTTCCATATCGGTTGTCTCTTGGTCTGGATCATATTCTGTGTTGTCTTCAACTTCTGACACTTCCTCCTCCTAATGCATCTTCGCTGTCAGTTTCCttgcctctcttctcctcctcaccaaagatatgatcaagagcctcacatacagtacatcgtttggtcattgtgctgctacagaatgaattgtgatctaggcctcaaaaaagctttatatgccagagctgagagagaagttctatatattattgaaacaatgtagtgattgtttgtgagaatgtcaACATGTGTAgcatgggggaaagattctattggggaaaggttcctgtgggggttgccatggaagccaagaaggggagtgaggtatgtgcatgctcaaacacacatacatgtgggggtctgggagaggaagtgtgtccctctgatgaatgggcatgtgcctgaactcaattttatacactaattgtagtctcacccatttaTTTCTAATGACTGgtcatttttgaccgggaacaccaaAAAGCTAAATAAAACAcctaaaatgtaatgaaaatcatctaaatgtattttgtgtgttaaAATGCCccgtgtggacaaagtcatggaatcTTATGACAATTAGATTACATGAACTACATTTtttcagcgagagagagagagagcttgtaaatcggtccaattaGACCAGAACACAACAGGAGTGTTATACCagttttaaaattttattttgaAAGAGACTTTTAATTTGAAGGATAGGGGGCGGTACAGAGAACCAGGAAGTTCTCTGAAATTCCCATGTTTATTTATTAGACTTGTAATAATTAAGGTCATTCTGACCACAATGGCTGAATGCAAGAAAGAACACGGGTAAGCTTCCACGAGTGTCAGTTTTTCAAGTTGTTGGCCATGCGCCTCGCaggttaattttttaaattataattgTCACACAATCCAGCCAGCATATGCTACAATTTTTAAGATTGTTTAAAGTGAAAGACCAAACTGTTTCCCATGACTCGTTACAATGGCCTATCGTGACAATATACTTGCAGGTTACTGTAACAAGGTCTTGTTTGACATGTTTGTCTTGACCATGTTTTTTTCTCTTGTGAAAATGTCTGTCCGCTAATTTAACTATAGCTAAATGGCATGTCTTACATTTCTATAGGGAATGTGGGAACGGCTGTTTCGTGGATTCAGTGATTCATGTGGATGTCAAGGTATGACAAAGTTAAAGTATAATTTTGTTAGTACATTTTACATATATTTGTAGCCCATTGCTGACAAGTAGAGTaggtttatacactgagtgtacaacacattaggctcacctgctctttccatgacacagactgaccaagtgaatccaggtaaaagctatgatcccttattgatgtcacttgttaaatctacttcaatcagtgtagatgaacggAAGGAGACAAGTTAGAGAAGGATTTTTTAAGCCCtgatacaattgagacatggattgtgtgccattcagagggtgtttgtttgaacggggtatggtagtaagtggcaggcgcactggtttgagtgtcaaaaactgcaacgctgctgggtttttcacgctcaacagtttactgtgtgtatcaataatggtccgccacccaaaggacatccagccaacttaacacaactgtgggaagcattggagtcaacatgggtcagcatccctgtggaactctttcaacaccttgtagaaccatgctctgatgaattgaggctgttctgagggcaaaagggggtgcaatgcaatattaggaaggtgttcgtcATGTGTTGTACATTCATCAGTGTGTCCAGGCAGTATGTTTATGGCTACTGGTAGCCTAGTTGAAATAATGAAGTTGAACATGAACCTGGAATTGATCATCATGGAATGAGATGCAGCCAAGTAACAATGTGTAAGACTTTCATCATGAATCTTGATACAGTCGGTATTTTTAACCTTCCCTCAGGACTACTATGGGAAGACCCTGAAGAAAACGTCTGACCTGAAGAGTAATGCCTGCTTAGCCCCGgctcagcccatcccagccttcgTCCTCAAGGCTCTGAAGAAGATCCACCCTGAAGTCACATCCAAGTGGGTTCACTATTGTAACATTGTACTTACAATGTAATCACATTTTGATAACATCAGTGGTATCATAAGTCATTTTCACACACAATTGCATGTCTGTTTGTCTTTCCGTCTCTGTCGGTCTGTGTCTGCCTGCTTGCCTGTAGATTATTAAGGATATGATTGTTGTGAATAAGACCGTTGGAATCGTCCATAAGTAACTGTTACACTTGATTCAATACACTCACCCTGTAGCCCTTGACCTCCTGCTGTTCTGTCAGGTACTATGGGTGTGGTCTGGTGGTCCCAGAGTGTCTGGAGGGCTGCAAGCTGCTGGACCTGGGCAGTGGCAGTGGGAGAGACTGCTACATGCTCAGCCAACTGGTCGGGGAGAAGGGCCACGTCACAGGCATCGACATGACTGAGGACCAGGTACACCAcacagtgtggtgtggtggtgacaCCATGTTTTTAATCTCGTATGGGGCCATTGCTGAACACAACACTTTGTGGTGCttgtttacagtgccttgcaaaagttcatcccctttggcatttttcctattttgttgcattacaacctgtaatttaaatatatttttatttggattcatgtaatgaacatacacaaCATAGTCCAAATAGGAGAAGTGAAATATTAAAAACAACTTGttccaaaaaaatctaaaaaaattgaaaagtgatgtgtgcatatgtattcacccctttgctatgaagcccctaaataagatctggtgaaaccaattaccttcagaagtcacataattaggtAAATCAATTCCACCTGTgttcaatctaagtgtcacatgatctgtcacatgatctcagtatatatatatacacctgtcctAAAAGCCctcagtctgcaacaccactaagcaaggggcaccactaagcaagcggcaccatgaagaccaaggagctctccaaacaggtcagggtcaaagttgtggagaagtacagatcagggttgggttataaaaaaatatatgaaactttgaacatcccacagagcaccattaaatccattattaaaaaatggaaagaatgtgGCACCACAACAATCCTGCCAGAAGAGGGCCGCCCacaaaaactcacagaccaggcaaggaggttattaatcagagaggcaacaaagagaccaaaaataaccatgaaggagctgcaaagctccacagcggagattggagtatctgtccataggaccactttaagcaacacactccacagagctgggctttacggaagagtggccagaaaaaagccattgcttaaaaaaaaaataagcaaacacgtttggtgttcaccaaaaggcatttGGGAGATTCCCCAAATATATAGAAGGTactttggtcagatgagactaaaattgagctttttggccatcaaggaaaacgctatgtctggtgcaaacccaacacctctcatcaccccgagaacatctGGGTGATCGgggtttttcatcggcagggactgggaaactggtcagaattgaaggaatgattgatggtgctaaatacagggaaattattgagggaaacctgtttcagtcttccagagatttgagactgggacggaggttcaccttccagcaggacaatgaccctaagcatactgctaaagcaacacttgaatggtttaaggggaaacatttaaatgtcttggaatggcctagtcaaagcccagaccttaatccaattgaatctgtggaatgacttaaagattgctgtacaccagcggaacccatccaacttgaaggagctggagcagtttttccttgaagaatgggcaaaaatcccagtggctagatgtgccaagctaatagagacataccccaagagacgtgcagctgtaattgctgcacaATGTGGCTTTAAAATGAATTGACTGAGGGGAGTGggtgaacttgagcgtgcataactattttctgttttttttgtcttatttcttgtttgtttcacaagagaAAATATtctgcatcttcaaagtggtaggcatgttgtgtaaatcaaatgatacaaactccccaaaaatgtattttaattccaggttgtaaggcaacaaaataggaagaaTGCCAAGCGGGGTGAATACTaacgcaagccactgtatgtatgtGCAAAGCCAAATTCCCCCTTTTGTCTGTTCTTGTTTTGGAGTGTTGTTTCGGTCCTGGGAACACATACGTTTTTCTTTCTTTTATAGCTTGAGGTTGCCAGAAAGTACGTGGACCACCACACACGGGAGTTTGGATACGAGAAGCCCAACGTGGACTTTGTTCAGGGCTACATCGACGCTCTAAAGGAGGCTGGACTCGAGGAGAACTCCTTCGATATCATCATGTAAGATGCCATGGTTGGTTGTTTGTTTGCCCTCTTGTTTACAGTAATATCATAGTGATTAGTGTACGGTGAGGGTTCATTATTTGCCTCTTTTGTTGTGCGACAGATCCAACTGTGTGGTGAATTTGTCCCCAGACAAGAGAAAAGTATTGAGTGATGCTTACCGCGTGCTGAAGGTACACTGCTATACTGTATCATGTAGAAATCAGCTTCAATGAAGCCTTTCAAGCTTGTAAGGAAGGTTCATGTCATGTTCCAGTCCTTAGAAGTAAAAAGCTGTTACTGTACTTCAACGTGTCGGTGAAAAGTCATTAAGAAAGAGAATCCTTGCTTGGTGACATTGAaaggcagaagacacatttcagttgactgcatcgttgtataactgactaggtatccttcTTTCACGTCTTCTAAGCCTAAAGATGTTTTGCTACTTTCTCTGGTTGTCAGGATGGAGGAGAGCTGTACTTCAGTGATGTCTATAGTAACCGTAAGCTCTCCGATGAGATCAAGAATCACAAAGTCCTGTGGGGTGTGTATGTCTACCAACCAGCTTCTGTATTACATTTCACACTGCTTTAGACTGGTTCTACCTACTAGTACCGGCAACCGTTAATAACCTCGGTGATCTGTAGATGTTAATGCTGTCGTTAGGGGAGTGTTTAGGCGGAGCGCTTTGGTGGGGGGACCTAGTGCGATTGGCTCAGGAGGTGGGATTCAGCCCCCCGCGATTGGTCACGGCCAATGTCATCACCGTGGACAACATGGAACTGGAGGCCATCCTAGGTGAGACGTGTTTGACTCGTCTTAAACATGAGACGGTGACACTTTTTCCATCAGCTCTTTAACCATATAAGTTACTATATAGAGGTTACGTTGTTATAACATACTGGGGTCTATAGCATTGATACATGGGACCCCACATTTTTTAGATtgactgttcaaaatgttgataTTTCCTCTGGAACTACAGGCGACTACCAGTTTGTCTCTGCCACCTACCGTCTCTTCAAGGTCCCCAAAATCTCTAACAAAGCCTCTCTGGTCATATACAATGGCAACATCGCTGGTTTTGGGGAGAGTCTGGAGTTTGACGCTCAGTACACATTCAAGGTTTGTACAAGATACTGTTTAGTGTATTTTCTGCCAAAAGGAGTTTGGCTTTGCTCCTCTCCAATATGAGTATGTTTGTGTTGAATGGGGAAGTTGAAAGCAGAGCAGAAAACACATTTCCGATGTAACAGTTTGGCAAATAAAGTTATATTGGATcatactgatcctagatctgtgcccgGTGTGTTTTACACATTGAGcaatatttgtgtttgtgtgtgtctccgcCAGGTGGATGAGgtagtggaggtggatggagaggtgGCCAGCATCCTCAGCCACTCCAGGTTTGCTGAGGAGTTCACTTTCCAACCGCCCGGGGTACCTGCTGGATGTGGTGTAAAGAAACCCAAGGTTTGTGCCAATACCAGGACAATTGCACCTAATGTGTCATAATACTCTGAGTTTTAGATGTGGTTGCAGGGTGTGTGTATAaatgtcatggtgtgtgtgtataaagttcATGACACATCCACTGACACCTTCCCACTGTGAATTCCAAAttgacccctagcccctacccacGCACCAAGGTCAAGCAGATGTGCTGCGGTCACAACTAGGCTGTGTTAAAGTCCTGCTGGGAACCTTTAACCAGGAAGGAATGCATGTCCTCCCGTCAGCCAATGGAATGTCTCAATGTCTTATCATGGTCCCTCATGGTcactgaaaccacacacacattagcgcaagcacaaaacacacacacacacacacacactgaggactaTATTTGGTTTGATTATGTTTCCTACAGTTTGAGTCTTTTCATACTCCCTACACATTCTTCAGGCTGTGGGTGTTCAGTTTAGCCTTGATCCTAAGGAGGCTGAGGCTGGTTGAGGTCTCATCCAGGTTCTATTCTCGTGACAAGTTTTACAATGCTTCATACACAGTATTATAACCGCATCATAATGCATTACACCTGTTGTCTCTCAGTAAAGGGTTACTAGTAGCTTTGGGACACATCATCGGTAGTCTGTGTGTTGGTTGAACTCCCTGAGTTCTGCATCGTTCTGGTGGTTGGCGAAGGAAAATAACCATTCCACGTTGTAGCCGGCTTCACCTACAACAACACAAGTTTCCTGTCAACAACAGCATATGTATAATCTCCAG
This Oncorhynchus tshawytscha isolate Ot180627B linkage group LG32, Otsh_v2.0, whole genome shotgun sequence DNA region includes the following protein-coding sequences:
- the as3mt gene encoding arsenite methyltransferase; the encoded protein is MAECKKEHGECGNGCFVDSVIHVDVKDYYGKTLKKTSDLKSNACLAPAQPIPAFVLKALKKIHPEVTSKYYGCGLVVPECLEGCKLLDLGSGSGRDCYMLSQLVGEKGHVTGIDMTEDQLEVARKYVDHHTREFGYEKPNVDFVQGYIDALKEAGLEENSFDIIISNCVVNLSPDKRKVLSDAYRVLKDGGELYFSDVYSNRKLSDEIKNHKVLWGECLGGALWWGDLVRLAQEVGFSPPRLVTANVITVDNMELEAILGDYQFVSATYRLFKVPKISNKASLVIYNGNIAGFGESLEFDAQYTFKVDEVVEVDGEVASILSHSRFAEEFTFQPPGVPAGCGVKKPKVGTVNPFELVLQLGSATVSSATGGCCGAESSCCK